CCGAAAAATACCTGGTACAATTTCGTTCTGTTTCATACACCTATCCCTCATCAATAATATACTATTTTAGTCAAATATTGAATATCATATATCATGCCAGATCTTATTATATTACAATACAGAGATTTATTGATTTATCGACAGGCCTGCCATCTTGTATGCACACCGATATTGCGATATCACCGAAATATCGGTGTTGCTGCATCTTGAAAAGAGATAAGGAAGCCTCCCTGAGGCAAGATTACCCCTTTGCGTATCTTCCTTAGATTAGATTTTCTTCGTATTGCAATCGATACAGGGTTGCATAAAGGCCGCCCTGGGTCATCAACACTTCGTGGGTTCCTTCTTCTACCACCCGCCCTTCCGAAAGCACAATAATCCGATGGGCATGACGAATGGTAGAAAGTCGATGGGCGATAACAATAGAGGTGCGATTCCTGAGAACCTCTGCCAGTCCTAACTGAATAAGGTGCTCCGTTTCGGTATCGATATTGCTGGTGGCCTCATCAAGCACAATGACCCGGGGATCATGGGCCACAAGACGGGCAAAGCTGATAAGCTGCCGCTGCCCCGCGGAGATATTGGTAGCCCCCTCAGAAAGAATCGTGTCATACCCCTGGGGAAGGCGTTCGATAAACTCATGGGCATGGACCGCCCTGGCACAGCGGATAACCTCTTCCCGACTCAAGGGGAGCCCCAGGGCGATATTATCATGGATAGTGCCTGAAAAAAGAAACACCTCCTGAAGCACCGGAACCACCGCCCGGCGCAAATCCGAAAGGGCGATATCCGTAATCGGAACATCGTCTAAAAGAATTTCGCCACCCTGAATATCCCACAGGCGGGTGAGCACATTGGTCAGGGTGGTTTTCCCTGCTCCGGTATACCCCACTACCGCCACCATGGTCCCTGGCTCTACCACAAAACTAACGTCCTGCAAAACCGGCTCATGGGGAACATAGGAAAACTGAACATGCCGAAATTCTATCTTTCCCCTACAACGGGGTTTTGCAAAGGGTCCCTCTTCGGTACAGAGCCGGACCCGGCCTGTATCGGGGATGTGCTCGTCCACATCCATCAGGGTAAACACCCGTTCCCCTCCAGCCATGGCCTGCTGAAGCAGGGTATATTTTTCCGCCAGATCCTGGACCGGCATAAAGAACATGTTGATCAAACTGATAAAGGCCACCAGAACCCCCACCGAAAGAACCCCTCCGCTGATCCATTGGGTTCCAAAAAAGAGAATCACCGCTAACGCAGTTTGGGCCAGGAAATCAATCAGGGGTCGAAAGGTGGCATACACATACATTTCATTTATACCCGCCGCCAGAAGATCCTGATTTTTATGGGAAAACTCCCGGCCACTCCGTCGTTCCTGGGCAAAAAGCTGCACAATGTGGATGCCCGAAAGGTGTTCCGAGAGGTAGGCGTTCAGGGCACTCGAAGCTTGCCGCTGACGACGGAAAGCATCCCGGGCCTTAATGCGATTATAGGCAGAAACCAGGGCCACCAGGGGAAGGATCCCACAGGTAACAAGGGCCAGGGGCACCGACAACAGAAACATGGTGACAATCACCCCCGCCATGATAGAAAAATCCTTTAAGAAGGCCCCGAGAACAGAGGTAAAAAACTCGTTGATGGTTTCCACATCCCCGGTTAAACGGGTTACAAGCCGTCCCACAGGGTGACGGCTGAGGAAGGCAGAAGATTGATGAATGGTTTTTTCAAAAAGGGCCAAACGGATATCCCGCATAATGCGCTGGGCAATCAGGGCCGTCCAATAGGTTTGTCCAAAGTTCGCCAGAAACACCACCAGAAGAAGGCCCAAAATTCGAAGGACCCCCTGCCACAGGGCGGTAAAACGCTGGGCCACCGAGATATGCTCATTTAAGAGCACCCCATCCATAAGGCGCCGGAGGATGACCGGCACCGCCAGTTCTCCCACCGTGGAGAGCACGAGGGCAAAGAAGGCCACTACAGCAAGAAACCAATAGGG
The DNA window shown above is from Treponema sp. J25 and carries:
- a CDS encoding ABC transporter ATP-binding protein, giving the protein MADFFDADVIVKEYDSRIAARILSYLKPYWFLAVVAFFALVLSTVGELAVPVILRRLMDGVLLNEHISVAQRFTALWQGVLRILGLLLVVFLANFGQTYWTALIAQRIMRDIRLALFEKTIHQSSAFLSRHPVGRLVTRLTGDVETINEFFTSVLGAFLKDFSIMAGVIVTMFLLSVPLALVTCGILPLVALVSAYNRIKARDAFRRQRQASSALNAYLSEHLSGIHIVQLFAQERRSGREFSHKNQDLLAAGINEMYVYATFRPLIDFLAQTALAVILFFGTQWISGGVLSVGVLVAFISLINMFFMPVQDLAEKYTLLQQAMAGGERVFTLMDVDEHIPDTGRVRLCTEEGPFAKPRCRGKIEFRHVQFSYVPHEPVLQDVSFVVEPGTMVAVVGYTGAGKTTLTNVLTRLWDIQGGEILLDDVPITDIALSDLRRAVVPVLQEVFLFSGTIHDNIALGLPLSREEVIRCARAVHAHEFIERLPQGYDTILSEGATNISAGQRQLISFARLVAHDPRVIVLDEATSNIDTETEHLIQLGLAEVLRNRTSIVIAHRLSTIRHAHRIIVLSEGRVVEEGTHEVLMTQGGLYATLYRLQYEENLI